In Euphorbia lathyris chromosome 9, ddEupLath1.1, whole genome shotgun sequence, the following are encoded in one genomic region:
- the LOC136205213 gene encoding protein LURP-one-related 12-like, producing MWKKIHPAERERENYVLTVWKRASISFQGTDGFTVFDPNGKMVYRVDNYSRKNPNVVLMDGVGNALLTFKPQMRMHYQWNAYQEDDATNTKVFSMRRKASSAEIFMMRKESPSPSPDFLIEGSFRAPDCKIKSSNGQVVAIMSRKRVNNTTLLLTDDVFTLLIQPAFDPKLVMAFLIILDRITNLPFSPFFCSHFC from the coding sequence atgtgGAAGAAGATTCATCCAGctgaaagagaaagagaaaattaTGTATTAACAGTTTGGAAAAGAGCGAGCATAAGCTTTCAAGGTACAGATGGTTTTACTGTGTTTGATCCGAATGGAAAAATGGTATATAGAGTTGATAACTATTCAAGGAAGAATCCTAATGTTGTTCTTATGGACGGAGTTGGCAATGCTCTCCTCACTTTCAAACCTCAGATGAGGATGCATTACCAATGGAACGCATATCAAGAAGATGATGCTACCAATACCAAAGTGTTTTCAATGAGGAGGAAAGCATCATCAGCAGAGATCTTTATGATGAGGAAAGAatctccatctccatctccTGATTTCTTGATTGAGGGTTCTTTCAGGGCTCCAGATTGCAAGATTAAGTCTTCTAATGGACAAGTTGTTGCAATCATGTCTAGGAAAAGAGTTAACAACACTACTCTTTTGCTCACTGACGATGTCTTTACCCTCCTCATTCAACCTGCTTTTGATCCTAAACTTGTTATGGCCTTTCTTATTATTTTAGATCGGATTACCAATCTTCCTTTTTCCCCTTTCTTCTGTTCAcatttttgttga